A part of Aegilops tauschii subsp. strangulata cultivar AL8/78 chromosome 2, Aet v6.0, whole genome shotgun sequence genomic DNA contains:
- the LOC109761071 gene encoding patatin-like protein 2 — translation MASGSSSEEGARQNSADKDKLITVLSIDGGGVRGIIPATILAFLGEEFKKLDGPEARIADYFDVVAGTSTGGLLTVMLTAPDKNGRPLFDAKELAQFYIDESPKIFPQKNSFFGKIGTALRMVRGPKYNGKYLHALLRRYLGETKLDGTLTNVVIPTFDIAYLQPTIFSSFQLKHSPAKNALLSDIAISTSAAPTFFPAHYFETKDDKGEPRAFNLVDGGLAANNPTLCAMSQVSQDIIVGDGEFFVENPVDYGKFMVVSIGCGLNPKESYSAKDAAKWGILNWIVKDGTAPIVDMFNAASADMVDIHLSVLFGALRSSHRYLRIQYDQLSGSAGSIDDCSKENMDRLVQIGHELLRKNVSRVDLETGRNVEMPGQGTNAEQLARFAKQLSDERRRRKKALQVN, via the exons ATGGCAAGTGGTAGTTCTTCGGAAGAAGGAGCACGCCAGAACTCCGCCGACAAGGACAAGCTGATCACCGTTCTGAGCATCGATGGCGGCGGCGTCAGAGGGATCATTCCAGCTACCATCCTTGCCTTCCTTGGAGAGGAATTCAAG AAACTGGATGGGCCAGAAGCTAGGATCGCAGACTACTTTGACGTCGTCGCCGGCACGAGCACCGGCGGCCTCTTGACGGTGATGCTCACGGCGCCAGATAAGAACGGGCGGCCCTTGTTCGATGCCAAGGAGCTGGCTCAGTTCTACATCGATGAGTCACCGAAGATCTTCCCACAGAA GAACTCATTCTTCGGCAAGATTGGCACAGCTCTGAGGATGGTGCGCGGGCCCAAATACAACGGCAAGTACCTCCATGCGCTGCTTCGTCGGTACCTCGGCGAGACGAAGCTGGATGGGACGCTGACCAATGTGGTCATCCCGACCTTCGATATCGCATACCTGCAACCCACGATTTTCTCAAGCTTTCAG TTGAAGCACTCGCCTGCGAAAAACGCACTCCTGTCGGACATCGCGATCAGCACCTCCGCCGCACCGACGTTCTTCCCGGCACACTACTTCGAGACCAAGGACGACAAAGGCGAGCCGAGGGCCTTCAACCTCGTCGACGGCGGCCTCGCCGCCAACAACCCT ACGCTATGCGCGATGAGCCAAGTGTCCCAGGACATCATCGTGGGGGACGGTGAGTTCTTCGTGGAGAACCCGGTGGACTACGGCAAGTTCATGGTCGTCTCCATCGGCTGCGGGCTGAACCCGAAAGAGAGCTACAGCGCCAAGGACGCCGCCAAGTGGGGAATCCTGAACTGGATCGTCAAGGACGGCACCGCCCCCATCGTCGACATGTTCAACGCCGCCAGCGCCGACATGGTGGACATCCACCTCTCCGTCCTCTTCGGCGCCCTGCGCTCCTCCCACCGCTACCTGCGCATCCAGTACGATCAGCTGAGCGGGAGTGCGGGCTCCATCGACGACTGCTCGAAGGAGAACATGGACAGGCTGGTGCAGATCGGGCACGAGCTCCTCAGGAAGAACGTGTCCCGGGTGGACCTGGAGACCGGCCGCAACGTGGAGATGCCTGGCCAGGGCACCAACGCGGAGCAGCTCGCCAGGTTCGCAAAGCAGCTCTCCgacgagcgccgccgccgcaaaAAGGCGCTTCAGGTTAACTAG
- the LOC141040803 gene encoding uncharacterized protein, giving the protein MKQTEILEYIVQQSTKGKESFDGDKQGALREFRRLKPPVFQGSANPIEAKDWLTEIEKSFDAMHCPDEEKVTLATFMLQGGAFDWWTMHKKKYPEGYLFTWESFKEEFYRKYFPESVQRKMELSFLQLKQDQKSVAEYEIEFSRLARYASVYVQNDEAKARRFAQGLRQPIKSRVEVFELKSFRDVANKALTVEQAYVEEQDEVEQQRKRIKVDHGNQGNIQKKMQQNWRPNNRPVAQPRRNNCVICHGNHTAFQCEYRHGKCFRCGREGHMISQCHSSPDQNMSKSIAPKPLPAPKAPLYLPAPPTNSSGPSQRMNSYSGNRKQTNSRAKVNHLTRHDADEDNNVITGKANVVADALSRKTACNMACLITTQRDILRDMEKLGIEVYVRDSTSTVMALQVKPDLQDKIRMKQMDDPFLLNLRKGIEQGKPLEFHIRSDGSVWLRNRICVPDQSDLKLEIMQEAHSTPYTVHPGSTKM; this is encoded by the exons ATGAAGCAGACTGAAATTCTGGAATATATAGTGCAGCAGTCAACTAAAGGAAAGGAGTCGTTCGATGGAGACAAACAGGGCGCATTACGTGAGTTTCGTCGACTTAAGCCTCCTGTTTTCCAAGGTAGTGCAAACCCAATTGAGGCCAAGGACTGGCTAACAGAAATAGAGAAAAGTTTTGATGCCATGCATTGCCCTGATGAAGAGAAGGTTACATTAGCCACGTTTATGCTTCAAGGTGGGGCATTTGATTGGTGGACAATGCATAAAAAGAAGTATCCTGAGGGCTATCTATTCACATGGGAATCATTTAAGGAAGAGTTCTATAGAAAGTATTTTCCGGAGAGCGTACAAAGGAAAATGGAGCTATCATTTTTACAGTTAAAACAGGACCAGAAATCTGTTGCAGAATATGAAATAGAATTTTCTAGACTTGCTCGTTATGCCTCTGTTTATGTCCAAAATGATGAAGCTAAAGCTCGGCGTTTCGCGCAAGGACTTCGCCAACCAATTAAGTCTCGAGTGGAGGTGTTCGAGCTCAAGTCCTTCCGAGATGTTGCTAACAAGGCATTAACTGTAGAACAAGCATATGTGGAAGAACAAGACGAAGTGGAGCAGCAGCGTAAGAGGATCAAGGTTGACCATGGAAATCAAGGGAACATACAGAAAAAGATGCAGCAGAATTGGCGTCCGAACAACCGCCCAGTAGCCCAGCCTAGACGCAATAACTGTGTTATTTGTCATGGGAATCACACAGCATTCCAGTGCGAGTATCGTCATGGGAAATGTTTTAGGTGCGGCAGAGAAGGACACATGATCAGTCAGTGCCACAGTTCACCGGATCAGAATATGTCAAAGTCCATTGCACCAAAGCCTTTGCCAGCACCGAAAGCTCCATTATACTTACCTGCACCCCCTACTAACTCAAGTGGACCCTCCCAGCGCATGAATAGTTATTCTGGAAACAGGAAGCAGACAAATTCACGTGCAAAGGTGAATCACTTGACCCGTCATGATGCAGATGAGGACAACAATGTGATTACAG GTAAAGCTAACGTTGTGGCTGATGCACTTAGTAGAAAGACTGCTTGCAACATGGCATGTCTAATTACTACACAAAGAGACATTTTGAGGGACATGGAGAAATTGGGTATAGAAGTATATGTACGTGATTCAACTAGCACTGTCATGGCATTACAAGTCAAGCCTGATCTGCAAGACAAAATCCGGATGAAACAAATGGACGACCCATTTCTTTTGAACCTCCGAAAGGGGATAGAACAAGGAAAGCCATTGGAGTTTCATATAAGAAGTGATGGGTCAGTATGGCTGAGGAACCGCATATGTGTCCCCGACCAGTCAGATTTAAAGTTGGAAATTATGCAAGAGGCACACTCCACACCATACACCGTGCACCCAGGGAGCACAAAGAT GTAA